One genomic window of Candidatus Kuenenia stuttgartiensis includes the following:
- a CDS encoding restriction endonuclease subunit S produces the protein MNHKRHEKHEKKQLVPKLRFPEFRDKGEWQENELKQFLTESRILGSKGNTAKKITVKLWGKGVFEKNDEIQGSINTQYYRRTTGQFIYSKLDFLNQAFGLIPEHLDSYESTVDLPCFDISQGISPVFLLEYVKRKDFYEKLGETADGSRKARRIHADTFLSFPIFMPSPQEQQKIVDCLTTFDELITAEAGKLEAYKAHKKGLMQKLFPAEGETMPEWRFPEFRGKGEWEHYVINDIAKVTTGNKDTQNKFDDGEYPFFVRSQTVERINSYSYDGEAILTSGDGVGVGKNFHYIIGKFDFHQRVYCIYDFEKTVSGHFVYHYFTEHFYKRVMQLSAKNSVDSVRMAMITEMPISLPSNEEQQKITTCLSALDNLITAQSKKIDTLKIHKKGLMQGLFPSAEVNI, from the coding sequence ATGAATCACAAAAGGCACGAAAAGCACGAAAAAAAACAATTGGTGCCAAAGCTGAGATTTCCTGAGTTTCGGGATAAGGGGGAGTGGCAAGAAAATGAACTGAAGCAGTTTTTAACAGAAAGTCGCATCTTGGGTAGCAAGGGAAATACTGCAAAGAAAATCACAGTAAAACTTTGGGGAAAAGGCGTTTTTGAGAAGAACGATGAAATCCAAGGTAGCATCAATACGCAATATTACCGAAGAACAACAGGTCAGTTCATTTATAGCAAACTTGATTTTCTCAATCAGGCATTTGGTCTTATTCCTGAACACTTAGACAGTTATGAATCCACCGTTGATCTTCCATGTTTCGATATAAGCCAAGGTATCAGTCCTGTTTTTTTGCTTGAATATGTAAAGCGAAAAGATTTTTACGAAAAACTAGGTGAAACAGCAGATGGTAGTAGAAAAGCAAGGCGAATACACGCTGATACGTTTCTATCTTTTCCTATCTTTATGCCTTCGCCTCAAGAACAACAAAAAATCGTCGATTGCCTCACCACCTTCGATGAACTCATCACCGCCGAAGCCGGGAAGCTCGAAGCCTACAAAGCCCATAAAAAAGGGCTGATGCAAAAGCTCTTCCCTGCCGAAGGGGAAACCATGCCGGAATGGCGGTTCCCTGAGTTTCGGGGTAAGGGGGAGTGGGAGCATTATGTAATTAACGATATTGCAAAGGTTACTACAGGGAATAAAGACACTCAAAATAAATTTGATGATGGAGAATATCCATTTTTTGTAAGATCACAAACTGTTGAGAGAATAAACTCTTATTCGTATGATGGCGAAGCAATATTAACTTCCGGTGATGGTGTCGGTGTTGGCAAAAATTTTCATTACATTATTGGAAAGTTTGACTTTCATCAAAGGGTTTATTGTATATATGATTTTGAAAAAACTGTTTCAGGACATTTTGTTTATCATTATTTTACTGAGCATTTTTACAAAAGAGTAATGCAATTAAGTGCTAAAAATTCCGTTGATTCAGTAAGAATGGCAATGATTACAGAAATGCCTATTAGCTTGCCAAGCAATGAAGAACAACAGAAAATTACAACTTGCCTCTCTGCCCTCGATAACCTCATCACCGCCCAGTCTAAGAAAATCGACACCCTCAAAATCCATAAAAAAGGCTTGATGCAGGGGCTTTTCCCGTCTGCTGAGGTGAATATATGA
- a CDS encoding tetratricopeptide repeat protein, with protein sequence MKRLFLQITNSMLIFIIAGIFYLISWITVPEERQACASGLSQSELKIWNDLSFQKRFAESYMAETEIEPRVTMEERDRMQKVLGFMSSGEMDKAAGLLEKSRGDKANALYDFMLANILFQQEKIDQAAGIYQIAVEKYPKFRRAWRNLGLIYVRMSEFEKALPALTRVIELGGSDSLTYGLLGFAYSSVENHLSAESSFRMAVLLDPATIDWKMGLARSLFKQERYAEAVSLCDSLISGNPDRADFWLLQANAYIGLNQPLKAAENYELVDRIGKSTIDSLNMLGDVYINEGLYEMAVDAYIRAMGKGTQYKIECAIRAAKALTARGEIKETRKLLDSIKALHGGQLSTEDNKDLLKLRARLAVAEGSGGEEARVLEEIVGLDPLDGEALILLGQHSNRNGDTERAVFYYERAANIEKYEADARVRHAQLLVGMGKYDEALPLLRKAQQLKPRDDVLKYMEQVERIAKPR encoded by the coding sequence ATGAAAAGATTATTTTTGCAGATTACAAATAGTATGCTTATCTTTATCATCGCCGGTATATTTTATTTGATTTCATGGATAACCGTCCCTGAAGAACGGCAGGCCTGTGCTTCGGGATTAAGTCAATCAGAACTGAAAATCTGGAACGATTTGTCGTTCCAAAAACGGTTTGCCGAAAGCTATATGGCAGAGACTGAAATTGAGCCGCGCGTGACTATGGAGGAACGCGACAGGATGCAGAAGGTGCTTGGGTTTATGTCTTCCGGTGAAATGGACAAGGCTGCCGGCCTGCTGGAAAAGAGCCGTGGTGACAAGGCGAATGCACTTTATGACTTTATGCTTGCTAACATACTATTTCAACAGGAAAAGATTGACCAGGCTGCAGGGATATATCAGATTGCCGTGGAAAAATATCCGAAATTTCGCCGTGCATGGCGCAATCTAGGCCTTATATATGTGCGCATGAGCGAGTTCGAAAAAGCACTGCCTGCGCTTACCCGTGTGATTGAACTCGGCGGAAGCGATTCATTAACATACGGGCTGCTGGGCTTTGCATATTCATCTGTGGAAAATCACCTTTCTGCCGAATCGTCTTTTCGCATGGCCGTTTTGCTTGACCCTGCCACTATTGACTGGAAAATGGGGCTGGCTCGCAGCCTTTTTAAACAGGAAAGATATGCAGAGGCTGTTTCGCTTTGTGATAGTCTGATTTCCGGCAATCCCGACCGTGCAGATTTCTGGTTGCTGCAGGCAAATGCCTATATCGGGCTTAACCAGCCGCTTAAGGCTGCTGAAAATTATGAACTTGTCGATCGCATTGGCAAATCTACCATAGATAGCCTCAACATGCTGGGTGACGTTTATATCAATGAGGGGTTATACGAAATGGCGGTAGATGCTTATATTCGTGCTATGGGAAAAGGTACACAGTATAAGATTGAGTGCGCCATTCGTGCCGCCAAAGCGTTGACTGCTCGTGGAGAGATTAAAGAAACAAGGAAACTGCTTGATAGTATAAAGGCCTTGCATGGCGGACAGCTCAGCACTGAAGATAATAAAGACCTGCTTAAACTTCGTGCAAGGCTGGCCGTTGCTGAAGGTTCCGGCGGCGAGGAGGCGCGCGTGCTGGAGGAGATTGTCGGACTTGACCCGCTGGATGGCGAGGCGCTGATTTTGCTTGGACAACATAGCAACCGTAACGGAGACACTGAAAGGGCAGTGTTTTATTACGAAAGGGCGGCCAATATAGAAAAATATGAGGCGGATGCCAGGGTGCGCCATGCACAGTTACTTGTAGGAATGGGTAAGTATGACGAAGCCCTGCCACTGCTCCGCAAGGCGCAGCAACTTAAACCACGAGACGACGTTCTTAAGTACATGGAACAGGTGGAGCGTATTGCCAAACCACGATAG
- a CDS encoding energy transducer TonB produces the protein MKDYKTSSTSGHISHYIRVVSAAAGLTFLFFLILPLMQTISKPPRADMAVRDIDTAYVPPPPPPPEEEPEKEPEPEEPPPELMDESPPLDLSQLELALNPGLNEGWLSGDFAVKLNTVAAGAGDDNLDALFSMADLDQKPRVVYQPGPVIDKQVRKKAPGTVYILFIVNQNGRVEDPMVQRSTDSVFEKPALAAVKQWKFEPGKRNGKAVRFRMRVPISFPKG, from the coding sequence GTGAAAGATTATAAAACGAGTTCTACTTCGGGCCATATATCTCATTACATAAGGGTTGTTTCTGCCGCAGCGGGGTTGACGTTTCTCTTTTTTCTAATATTGCCGCTAATGCAGACGATAAGCAAACCTCCCCGGGCTGATATGGCGGTGCGGGATATAGATACGGCTTATGTGCCTCCACCCCCGCCACCTCCGGAAGAAGAACCGGAAAAAGAGCCGGAACCTGAAGAACCTCCGCCCGAACTTATGGACGAATCACCACCGCTAGACCTGTCGCAGCTTGAATTGGCCCTTAATCCGGGTTTAAACGAAGGCTGGCTGTCCGGTGACTTTGCCGTAAAACTAAATACCGTTGCCGCAGGCGCAGGGGACGATAATCTTGACGCGTTGTTTTCAATGGCGGATCTTGACCAGAAGCCGCGTGTTGTCTATCAGCCGGGGCCTGTCATTGACAAACAGGTAAGAAAAAAGGCGCCGGGAACGGTCTACATACTTTTTATTGTTAATCAGAACGGACGTGTTGAAGACCCCATGGTGCAGCGTTCTACTGATTCTGTATTTGAAAAGCCAGCGCTTGCAGCGGTAAAGCAATGGAAATTTGAACCTGGCAAACGGAACGGAAAGGCTGTCCGGTTTCGCATGCGTGTTCCCATCAGTTTCCCGAAAGGATAG
- a CDS encoding GGDEF domain-containing protein — protein sequence MTAAIAFISETNKKSGISKELEEEFINIIEKGLIFTKFQPIVCLATGNVVAYEALSRGPEASMFENPIFLFEVAEKLEMLEDLDMLCREKAIMNAKILGMNTKPIKLFINIDAACITYSKHDKGKTKTLIEEFEFEMDNVVLEITERTFINDSQIFHQALSHYQSQGFSIAIDDLGSGSAGLRLISEINPQKVKIDKFLVENIDKSFKKQAIVKMLVDMCHRVLNSKIVAEGIETFEEFTTVKMLGIDWGQGYLFGKPSSTLQLVSGYVKNKIILQQHANGGEVFSDESRIENIASLNVPAFHCDTQIGKLVETFNQNPEMLGIPIVNNGIPAGLVMKTNLFSQLSKKFGYDLFYKRPVSYLMGTTFLTVDVSEDIDSVAKQVLSRDFSMLYDIFIITNNNKYYGVSTVHALLEKMTTLKIKHASQANPLTGLPGNDSIKVFVEKQIRAGQDFACVYFDLDFFKAYNDYYGFCKGDEVLKKTAYLIMEIFSVSRIGYVGHIGGDDFIAIIHTEEAQDLCARFIREFDAMVPKLYAEIDVKNGCIETLDRNNLKCRFPLMSVSLAVVESKENSRFQSLLEISTVAAEMKKKAKAVKGSVFLINQRAN from the coding sequence ATGACAGCCGCAATCGCTTTCATTTCCGAAACAAATAAAAAATCAGGTATCAGCAAAGAATTGGAAGAAGAATTCATAAACATTATTGAGAAGGGGCTGATTTTCACCAAATTTCAACCCATTGTTTGCCTTGCCACGGGAAACGTCGTTGCGTATGAGGCATTAAGCAGAGGTCCGGAAGCAAGTATGTTCGAAAATCCAATATTCCTGTTCGAAGTAGCCGAAAAACTTGAGATGTTGGAAGACCTGGACATGCTGTGCAGGGAAAAGGCTATTATGAACGCTAAAATATTGGGCATGAATACAAAGCCAATTAAATTATTTATCAACATAGACGCGGCATGTATAACCTATTCAAAACATGATAAAGGAAAGACAAAGACATTAATTGAGGAATTTGAGTTTGAAATGGACAACGTTGTACTTGAGATTACGGAAAGGACGTTCATAAATGACTCTCAGATTTTCCACCAGGCGTTATCACACTATCAATCGCAAGGGTTTTCAATAGCTATAGACGACCTTGGGTCTGGAAGTGCTGGCCTGCGGCTGATATCGGAAATAAATCCACAGAAAGTGAAAATTGATAAATTTCTTGTTGAAAACATAGATAAATCATTTAAAAAGCAGGCCATTGTAAAAATGCTGGTAGATATGTGCCACAGAGTCTTGAATTCAAAAATTGTAGCGGAAGGCATAGAGACGTTTGAAGAATTTACCACCGTAAAAATGCTTGGGATTGATTGGGGACAAGGCTACCTTTTCGGCAAACCATCATCAACACTACAACTAGTTTCAGGCTACGTTAAAAACAAAATCATTTTACAGCAGCATGCCAATGGCGGAGAAGTCTTTTCTGATGAATCGAGAATTGAAAACATAGCGTCTTTGAATGTACCTGCCTTTCATTGCGACACGCAGATTGGAAAATTGGTAGAAACATTTAATCAGAACCCAGAAATGCTTGGCATACCAATTGTGAATAATGGAATTCCAGCGGGGCTTGTCATGAAAACCAACCTTTTCTCTCAGTTGAGTAAAAAGTTCGGCTATGATCTTTTTTATAAACGTCCTGTTTCATACTTAATGGGAACAACGTTCTTAACCGTTGATGTAAGCGAGGATATTGATTCAGTTGCAAAACAGGTGCTCTCTAGAGATTTTTCCATGCTATACGATATATTTATTATTACCAATAACAATAAATATTATGGCGTCTCCACGGTTCATGCCCTACTTGAGAAGATGACCACCTTAAAAATAAAACATGCAAGCCAGGCCAACCCGCTGACGGGGCTCCCTGGAAACGATTCCATAAAGGTATTTGTTGAAAAACAGATAAGAGCCGGTCAGGATTTTGCCTGTGTGTATTTTGACCTGGATTTTTTTAAGGCCTATAACGACTATTATGGATTTTGCAAGGGTGACGAAGTACTCAAAAAAACGGCATATTTGATTATGGAGATATTTAGCGTTTCAAGAATCGGCTATGTTGGACACATTGGAGGAGACGATTTTATCGCTATTATTCACACGGAGGAAGCACAAGACTTGTGCGCCAGATTTATCCGTGAATTTGACGCCATGGTACCCAAGCTGTACGCAGAGATTGACGTGAAAAACGGCTGCATCGAAACCCTGGACAGGAATAATCTAAAATGCAGGTTCCCGTTGATGTCCGTATCGCTCGCAGTTGTTGAATCAAAAGAGAACTCGCGATTTCAATCACTTCTTGAAATAAGCACGGTTGCGGCTGAAATGAAAAAGAAGGCCAAAGCCGTTAAAGGGAGTGTTTTCCTGATAAATCAAAGGGCAAATTAG
- a CDS encoding DUF3450 family protein, which yields MKNKKIYKCRRIKTIGGVLVKMRCRPPTVALLLIAFFMFAFITIPFETANGSVDSARAALEKWVETRRIISKEKLEFELAKEMLSERIELLGREIETVRKKNSEIEASITEADKKRAEMFEENEKLKKASTTLSATVIELETRTKELLKKLPDPIRGRVKPLSQRLSENQEDTKLSLGERFQNIIGILNEVNKFNGEISVVSEVHGLPDGNHVEATSLYIGIGQSYFVNGNCDKAGLGIASQDGWIWRPANEHAAAIAKAIAILKNETAAAFVQLPIEIQ from the coding sequence ATGAAAAACAAAAAAATATATAAATGCCGGAGAATAAAAACCATTGGCGGTGTATTAGTGAAAATGCGTTGCCGGCCACCCACAGTCGCATTGCTGCTCATTGCTTTTTTCATGTTTGCCTTTATAACAATACCATTCGAAACGGCTAACGGCAGTGTGGATAGCGCACGGGCAGCCCTTGAAAAATGGGTTGAAACCCGTCGCATTATTTCAAAAGAGAAACTGGAATTTGAGCTTGCGAAGGAAATGCTTTCTGAGCGGATAGAACTGCTGGGACGCGAAATTGAGACCGTGCGTAAAAAAAACAGTGAGATCGAAGCAAGTATAACGGAAGCGGATAAAAAGAGGGCGGAAATGTTTGAAGAAAATGAAAAACTTAAAAAAGCATCTACAACTTTAAGCGCTACCGTGATAGAACTTGAAACCAGAACAAAGGAACTCTTGAAAAAACTGCCCGACCCTATTAGAGGACGTGTGAAACCGCTCAGCCAGAGGCTTTCAGAAAACCAGGAAGATACAAAACTATCTTTGGGAGAACGATTTCAGAATATCATAGGAATACTAAACGAAGTAAATAAATTTAACGGAGAGATATCCGTTGTAAGTGAAGTGCATGGTCTGCCGGACGGAAACCATGTTGAAGCGACATCTCTTTATATTGGAATAGGCCAATCATATTTTGTTAACGGTAATTGCGACAAGGCAGGATTAGGGATTGCTTCACAAGACGGCTGGATTTGGAGGCCTGCCAATGAACATGCCGCTGCTATTGCCAAAGCGATAGCAATTTTGAAAAATGAAACCGCAGCGGCATTTGTGCAATTGCCAATAGAAATTCAATAA
- a CDS encoding MotA/TolQ/ExbB proton channel family protein, with protein MNVLTEHLKTLWEQALSLWLSGGWSMIALAANALVLFGLGAHMHFKLNEKGFRRVPEKIWSRWINHPEERKGHIGALLDFVAGGNSIKHAIVLFQELHTTEIAPLGRDLLVMRICIGVSPLLGLLGTVTGMLTTFSALATGSGGEKTMGLVAQGISEALITTETGLVLALPGLFFQYHLSRQYERYKSFLAHLETIFTQKLYKKLAKPF; from the coding sequence ATGAATGTACTGACCGAACATTTAAAAACCCTATGGGAACAGGCATTATCCTTATGGCTTTCCGGAGGATGGAGCATGATTGCCCTTGCGGCAAACGCCCTGGTACTGTTTGGACTTGGAGCGCATATGCACTTTAAACTGAACGAAAAGGGCTTTCGCCGCGTTCCTGAAAAGATATGGAGCCGCTGGATAAATCATCCTGAAGAAAGAAAAGGGCATATCGGAGCGCTGCTCGATTTTGTTGCAGGCGGCAATTCGATAAAACATGCGATCGTTCTGTTTCAGGAACTCCATACAACGGAGATTGCCCCGTTAGGAAGGGATTTGCTCGTTATGAGAATATGTATAGGCGTATCACCGCTTTTAGGTCTTCTTGGGACGGTAACCGGTATGCTTACGACATTTAGCGCCCTTGCTACAGGGTCAGGCGGTGAAAAAACTATGGGGCTTGTTGCACAAGGGATTTCGGAGGCATTGATTACGACTGAAACCGGATTGGTGTTGGCGCTGCCAGGCCTTTTTTTTCAGTATCACCTGTCGCGTCAATACGAAAGGTACAAAAGCTTCCTTGCCCATCTGGAAACAATTTTTACACAGAAACTTTATAAAAAACTTGCGAAACCATTTTAA
- a CDS encoding phosphate-starvation-inducible PsiE family protein, with protein MKTNLPRKWLEFDSSIFYEKLAKWILSILILVILSGMLGGVVITMFHLRLLFSLDIEHALRVIIIDALTILALLEIFKTTMAYFSEGRIKVTYIIDTVIVVMLTEIMACWFKEFDLYKLGTIAVLVLVLCVMRVFSVKYSPGIKHP; from the coding sequence ATGAAAACTAATTTACCGCGAAAATGGCTGGAATTTGATTCTTCGATATTTTATGAAAAGCTGGCAAAATGGATACTCAGCATCCTCATCCTGGTCATCCTTTCCGGTATGTTGGGCGGCGTTGTCATTACGATGTTTCATTTGCGGCTCCTCTTTAGCCTGGACATAGAACACGCCCTGCGGGTTATTATCATAGACGCCCTCACCATCCTTGCCCTACTGGAGATATTTAAAACCACTATGGCGTATTTTTCCGAAGGCCGCATAAAGGTGACCTATATTATAGACACGGTCATTGTTGTAATGCTTACGGAAATCATGGCGTGTTGGTTTAAGGAATTCGATCTGTACAAACTGGGTACGATAGCCGTCCTCGTCTTAGTATTGTGCGTTATGAGGGTATTTTCCGTTAAATATTCTCCAGGTATAAAACACCCCTGA
- the dinD gene encoding DNA damage-inducible protein D: MENDLIYTMTATFEGHAQTTENGVEYWLARDLQQLLGYNEWRNFLNVITKAKTACDVSGHAVVNHFVDVNKMVDLGSGSKREISDIMLTRYACYLIAQNGDPAKQEIAFAQTYFAMQTRKVELIEQRLLESERVSARKKLSATEKELSDVIYEQTGGNQNFALIRSKGDHALFGKTTQAMKAQWRVPDNRPLADFAPTIILKAKDFATEITIHNARENKMKNESEISGEHVTNNRAVRDTLLNRGIRPESLPPAEDDKKVERRLDTAQKKTIKNPDRLEEL; encoded by the coding sequence ATGGAAAATGATTTGATTTACACAATGACCGCAACCTTTGAAGGGCATGCTCAAACAACAGAAAACGGGGTTGAATACTGGCTTGCGCGAGACTTGCAACAGTTGTTGGGCTATAACGAATGGCGTAACTTCCTCAATGTCATCACTAAGGCGAAAACAGCCTGTGATGTATCCGGACATGCCGTCGTCAACCATTTTGTTGATGTCAACAAAATGGTTGATCTGGGATCCGGCAGCAAGCGGGAAATCAGCGACATCATGCTTACCCGCTATGCCTGTTATCTGATTGCTCAGAACGGAGACCCGGCCAAACAGGAGATTGCCTTTGCGCAGACCTATTTTGCCATGCAGACGCGCAAAGTGGAATTAATAGAACAACGCTTGCTTGAATCAGAGCGGGTTTCAGCCCGTAAAAAGCTCTCTGCCACAGAAAAGGAATTATCGGATGTGATCTATGAACAAACAGGCGGCAATCAGAATTTTGCGCTGATTCGCAGTAAAGGTGATCATGCTTTGTTCGGAAAAACCACGCAGGCCATGAAAGCCCAATGGCGGGTTCCTGACAACAGGCCTCTGGCGGATTTTGCTCCCACGATTATTCTAAAAGCCAAGGATTTCGCAACGGAAATCACCATCCACAATGCCCGTGAAAACAAGATGAAAAATGAGTCTGAAATATCTGGCGAGCATGTGACCAACAATAGGGCAGTGCGGGACACCCTGCTGAATCGAGGCATCCGTCCGGAAAGCCTGCCACCGGCTGAAGATGACAAAAAGGTAGAGCGCCGTCTGGATACGGCTCAGAAGAAAACAATCAAAAACCCTGATAGACTGGAAGAATTATGA
- a CDS encoding ORF6N domain-containing protein: MSNQLSIEKIIYTIRDFQVMLDRDLAVLYDVETRAINQAVKRNMGRFPTEFCFQLSDEEFENWKSQIVISNEDKMGLRRPPYAFTEQGVAMLSAVLRSETAVKVSVNIMKAFIAMRRFLTENAYIFKRIDTIEQKQIRTDSKVDENSKKIETVLNAIEAKALPQRQGIFYEGQVFDAYTFVSDLIRSAKSSIILIDNYIDESILTFFTKKKRDVTVTIYTKKILKQFALDIKKFNEQYPLLSVKEFSKSHDRFLIIDEDAIYHIGASLKDLGKKWFAFSKMEFSVAEMLMKIKGQEEK; this comes from the coding sequence ATGAGTAATCAATTATCAATAGAAAAAATAATATACACAATCCGAGACTTTCAGGTGATGCTTGATCGTGATCTTGCCGTACTGTATGACGTGGAGACAAGGGCTATCAATCAGGCAGTGAAGCGGAATATGGGCAGATTCCCTACTGAATTTTGTTTTCAGCTATCGGATGAAGAATTTGAAAATTGGAAATCACAGATTGTGATTTCCAATGAGGATAAGATGGGACTCAGAAGACCGCCATACGCCTTCACAGAGCAAGGCGTGGCAATGCTATCGGCAGTCTTACGGAGCGAAACTGCCGTAAAAGTAAGCGTCAATATTATGAAAGCCTTTATAGCGATGAGACGATTTTTGACGGAGAACGCTTATATATTTAAACGCATAGATACTATTGAGCAAAAACAAATAAGAACAGATAGTAAAGTCGATGAAAACAGTAAAAAAATTGAAACTGTTTTGAATGCAATAGAAGCGAAAGCGTTACCGCAACGGCAGGGCATTTTTTATGAAGGTCAAGTATTTGATGCTTATACATTTGTGTCTGATTTGATACGCTCGGCAAAGTCTTCGATTATCCTTATCGACAATTATATTGACGAATCAATACTTACTTTTTTCACAAAAAAGAAGCGAGATGTTACGGTTACAATCTATACAAAAAAAATCTTAAAACAATTCGCCTTGGATATAAAAAAATTTAACGAACAGTATCCTTTACTTTCAGTTAAAGAGTTCTCCAAATCACACGATAGATTTCTCATAATAGATGAAGATGCTATTTATCACATCGGTGCTTCACTGAAAGATCTGGGGAAAAAATGGTTCGCATTTTCCAAAATGGAATTCTCAGTGGCGGAAATGCTGATGAAAATTAAAGGACAAGAAGAGAAATGA
- a CDS encoding ExbD/TolR family protein yields the protein MGRLRDLAAEDNSDTGIDMSPLIDCVFILLIFFIVTTTFVEETGVEVDKPQAASSVRLEKTSILIALTDKGEVVYGGREIGVSGVQPLVKRMLQKEEVPVIIQADTAAQSGLLVRIIDEAKLAGAVKVSIASRQSKS from the coding sequence ATGGGACGTTTACGTGATTTAGCGGCGGAGGACAACAGTGATACAGGGATAGATATGTCGCCGCTGATTGATTGTGTTTTTATCCTGCTTATCTTCTTTATCGTCACAACAACCTTTGTTGAAGAGACAGGGGTTGAGGTTGATAAGCCTCAGGCTGCATCCTCTGTCAGGCTGGAAAAAACAAGCATACTGATAGCGCTGACAGATAAGGGAGAGGTAGTTTACGGCGGTAGGGAAATCGGCGTCAGCGGAGTACAGCCGCTGGTGAAACGCATGCTTCAGAAGGAAGAGGTTCCGGTAATAATTCAGGCTGATACCGCAGCGCAGTCCGGACTGCTGGTACGTATCATTGACGAAGCCAAGCTGGCGGGCGCCGTCAAGGTAAGTATTGCTTCCCGTCAGTCTAAAAGTTGA
- a CDS encoding MotA/TolQ/ExbB proton channel family protein, protein MKTINCIGIVMLLTIFWGYAFADDKQKNVEGSFARAEVMVQGQLEEGLAELSALRELIADEKIPLNRKLNDLESELVRVRMDYQKTSRMLDSHTLDLSNLRNEIKSRHEEATYLSNLMGEYVRNFETRLHIAEIQRYGEIIEKARLAAENNNLSKDEVFKAQAALVSVSITRLEDALGGLCFEGEAVDTDGLVRHGDFALVGPVAIFRSKDGNNVGTAEQRLGSLEPSIIGFASNSDAVAAAQVVSNSRGYFPIDPTLGNAHKIEATKETFWEHIRKGGVVMVPIFALAGAALLMAIYKFIGLAFLRNPPSKDIGVFINAIARHDKNAAMQAAEAIKGPVGKMLSAGVEHVKEKSELIEEVMYETILATRLKLQSLLPFIAISASSAPLLGLLGTVTGIINTFKLITVFGSGDVKTLSGGISEALITTKFGLIVAIPSLLLHAFLSRKARSVVDQMQKAAAAFINQVNKTPYERVKMKEEDSYLAMSDN, encoded by the coding sequence ATGAAGACAATTAATTGTATCGGTATTGTAATGCTGCTTACTATTTTTTGGGGGTATGCATTTGCTGATGATAAGCAAAAGAATGTTGAAGGCTCCTTTGCCCGTGCTGAAGTAATGGTGCAGGGGCAGCTTGAGGAAGGCCTGGCGGAACTCAGCGCCCTACGTGAATTGATAGCAGATGAAAAAATCCCGCTTAACCGCAAGCTTAACGACCTTGAAAGTGAACTCGTCCGGGTACGTATGGATTATCAAAAGACTTCACGTATGCTTGACAGCCATACGCTTGACCTTAGCAACCTGAGAAATGAAATTAAATCGCGCCATGAGGAGGCTACGTATCTTTCCAACCTGATGGGAGAATACGTAAGAAATTTTGAAACAAGGCTGCACATCGCAGAAATCCAGCGCTATGGGGAAATAATTGAAAAAGCCAGGCTTGCTGCCGAAAACAACAATCTCTCCAAAGATGAGGTATTTAAGGCGCAGGCGGCATTAGTTTCTGTATCTATAACACGTCTCGAAGATGCGCTTGGCGGTTTATGTTTTGAAGGCGAGGCGGTTGATACCGACGGATTGGTAAGACACGGTGATTTTGCTCTCGTCGGGCCGGTTGCGATTTTTCGCTCAAAAGATGGAAATAATGTAGGCACTGCGGAACAGCGCCTCGGCTCGCTTGAACCCTCAATTATCGGCTTTGCAAGTAACAGCGACGCCGTTGCGGCGGCACAGGTTGTATCAAATTCCCGTGGATATTTTCCGATCGATCCGACACTTGGCAATGCTCACAAAATTGAAGCTACCAAAGAAACATTTTGGGAGCATATACGCAAGGGAGGGGTGGTCATGGTTCCCATTTTTGCACTGGCGGGGGCTGCGCTTTTAATGGCAATTTACAAATTCATTGGTTTAGCCTTTTTACGCAATCCGCCTTCAAAAGATATAGGTGTATTTATCAACGCCATTGCGAGGCACGATAAAAACGCAGCCATGCAGGCGGCTGAAGCCATCAAAGGGCCTGTCGGCAAAATGCTCTCAGCCGGAGTTGAACATGTTAAAGAAAAAAGCGAACTGATTGAAGAGGTCATGTACGAAACGATACTTGCCACACGCCTGAAACTTCAGAGCCTGTTGCCATTCATTGCCATCAGTGCATCTTCAGCTCCTTTGCTTGGACTGTTGGGGACGGTAACCGGCATTATAAACACCTTTAAACTGATTACCGTATTTGGTTCGGGAGACGTTAAAACCCTTTCCGGCGGTATTTCAGAGGCTCTGATTACCACCAAATTTGGCTTGATTGTGGCAATTCCGTCATTGCTGCTGCATGCCTTTCTTTCACGCAAGGCGCGCAGTGTTGTTGATCAGATGCAAAAAGCCGCTGCTGCCTTTATCAATCAGGTGAATAAGACACCTTATGAACGCGTTAAAATGAAAGAAGAAGATAGTTATTTAGCAATGAGTGATAATTGA